The Virgibacillus dokdonensis genome includes a window with the following:
- a CDS encoding acyltransferase family protein: MERNAFFDNAKVILIFLVVFGHMIQPFTGDSPYIHTLYMWIYTFHMPAFILLAGYFAKGSGSFSYIVQLMKKLLLPYLIFQLLYTGYYYVIDKSGWQTDLFSPHWALWFLFSLFCWHMLLYWFKKLPPFLSVSIAIFLGLVVGYFSEIGHMFSLSRTFVFFPFFLVGYLLTEKQVMLVKQKAVQAVSLVVMVCIAVAIYYLPDFNSGWLLASKSYGDLGLVEYGGLARLLVYVSAAFMVISVLSWVPVQHFTWTILGTRTLYVYLLHGFFIQYFRQAELFKVDGVFDFLGLAALSMLLVLVLSSRPILGIWQPLVEGKASIMKKMYHKTVQEK; this comes from the coding sequence ATGGAAAGAAACGCTTTTTTTGATAATGCAAAAGTCATTTTGATCTTTTTAGTTGTTTTTGGACATATGATACAACCTTTTACAGGTGATTCTCCATACATTCATACACTTTATATGTGGATCTATACATTTCACATGCCTGCATTTATATTATTGGCAGGCTATTTTGCAAAAGGTTCAGGATCATTCAGTTATATCGTGCAATTGATGAAAAAATTATTATTGCCATATCTCATTTTTCAACTACTATATACGGGCTACTATTATGTCATTGATAAATCAGGCTGGCAAACGGACTTATTTAGTCCGCATTGGGCATTGTGGTTTTTATTCAGCCTATTTTGCTGGCATATGTTATTATATTGGTTTAAAAAGTTACCGCCATTTTTAAGTGTTTCGATTGCGATCTTTCTCGGCCTAGTCGTCGGGTATTTTAGTGAAATTGGCCATATGTTTAGTCTATCTCGAACTTTTGTTTTCTTTCCGTTTTTCTTAGTTGGCTATTTATTAACGGAAAAGCAAGTGATGCTCGTTAAGCAAAAAGCGGTGCAAGCTGTTTCGCTTGTGGTCATGGTTTGCATTGCGGTAGCTATCTATTACTTACCAGACTTTAATTCTGGTTGGTTGCTTGCTTCTAAATCGTATGGCGATTTGGGGCTTGTAGAATACGGTGGGCTGGCAAGACTCTTAGTTTATGTATCTGCAGCTTTCATGGTTATAAGCGTGCTATCATGGGTACCAGTCCAGCATTTTACATGGACCATTCTAGGAACACGCACACTTTATGTATATTTACTACACGGCTTTTTCATCCAGTACTTTCGTCAGGCGGAGTTGTTTAAGGTAGATGGAGTATTTGATTTTCTAGGACTTGCTGCTTTATCTATGCTGCTTGTACTCGTATTATCTAGCCGACCAATACTTGGAATATGGCAACCGCTTGTTGAAGGGAAGGCTTCGATAATGAAAAAAATGTATCATAAAACGGTACAAGAGAAATAA
- a CDS encoding YjiH family protein — translation MKNNSYSIFDHIKFIIPSLIGVFLFMSPIKTEDGLTIPIAILAGKVQSLLADQLSGIMMAIIVLTAIITIIVRLLGKEKLDRTPFFQQLFYVNMFWTITRVVAAIFAVMVFFQLGPEFIHSANTGQMLLGDLLHVLFAVFLFAGLFLPLLMNFGLLELFGTLMTKIMRPLFRLPGRASIDSLASWVGDGTIGVLITSKQYENGYYTKREAAVIGTTFSVVSITFSLVIIAEVGLKHMFLPFYGTVLAAGVVAALIMPRIPPLSRKPDTYINKDAEGISEQIPAGEHILSFSYKKALDRAKQEKSVFKVFKEGGQNILDMWMGVAPVVMAFGLIALIIAETTPIFQWLGMPFVPFMELLQIPYAKEASETILIGFADMFLPSILASTIEAEITRFIIAALSVTQLIYMSEVGGLLIGSKVPVSFKDLVIIFLLRTIITLPVITIIAHLIF, via the coding sequence ATGAAAAACAATAGCTATTCTATATTTGATCATATTAAATTTATTATACCATCTCTTATTGGTGTTTTTTTATTTATGTCACCAATAAAAACAGAAGATGGATTAACTATTCCAATCGCTATCCTTGCTGGGAAAGTTCAATCCTTATTAGCCGATCAGTTATCTGGCATTATGATGGCTATTATCGTGCTCACAGCAATTATAACTATCATCGTTCGCCTGTTAGGCAAAGAAAAGCTTGATAGAACGCCATTTTTTCAGCAGCTCTTTTACGTAAATATGTTCTGGACGATTACAAGGGTAGTAGCTGCTATTTTTGCTGTTATGGTATTTTTCCAATTAGGACCTGAATTTATCCATAGTGCCAATACAGGGCAAATGTTATTAGGTGATTTATTACATGTATTATTTGCTGTCTTTTTATTCGCTGGCTTGTTTTTACCGTTACTTATGAATTTTGGTTTGCTTGAATTGTTTGGAACACTTATGACAAAGATCATGCGCCCGTTATTCCGACTACCTGGTCGTGCGTCCATCGATTCCCTCGCTTCTTGGGTAGGCGATGGTACAATCGGTGTATTAATCACAAGTAAACAGTATGAAAACGGCTATTACACCAAAAGAGAGGCCGCTGTTATCGGAACAACATTTTCCGTTGTCTCGATTACTTTTTCTTTAGTTATTATTGCTGAGGTAGGGCTTAAGCATATGTTTCTACCGTTTTACGGTACAGTTTTAGCTGCAGGAGTTGTTGCTGCATTAATTATGCCACGAATTCCTCCGCTTTCTAGAAAACCAGATACGTATATAAATAAAGATGCAGAAGGTATCTCTGAACAAATTCCAGCAGGTGAACATATTTTATCTTTTAGCTATAAAAAGGCGTTAGACCGCGCCAAACAGGAAAAAAGTGTGTTTAAAGTCTTTAAAGAAGGCGGACAAAATATTTTAGACATGTGGATGGGAGTCGCCCCAGTTGTGATGGCATTTGGATTAATTGCCCTCATTATCGCGGAAACAACACCTATTTTTCAATGGCTAGGTATGCCATTTGTACCTTTCATGGAACTGTTACAAATTCCGTATGCCAAAGAAGCGTCAGAAACAATCTTAATTGGCTTTGCAGATATGTTTTTACCATCCATTTTAGCTTCTACTATCGAGGCAGAGATCACCCGGTTCATCATTGCCGCCCTTTCTGTCACCCAGTTAATTTATATGTCAGAGGTAGGCGGATTATTAATTGGATCTAAAGTACCCGTATCCTTTAAAGATTTAGTCATTATCTTTTTACTGCGTACAATCATTACCTTGCCTGTCATCACTATCATAGCTCATCTTATATTTTAA
- a CDS encoding ABC1 kinase family protein has protein sequence MHKRLKYNLGYRSTVMVLMTLKFIAKIYMFHFKHRIWDDETFAKWNLLITKLAQEYREKAILLGGVLIKVGQFLSTRTDFMPDAFIKELSGLVDRVPAMPYSYAREIMEEEWGVAIETHIEEIQTPSIASASIGEVYRAKLKGSDTEVAIKVQRYRIKEVFHKDFKALRIVFWLISTLTSFGKKTDLPSLYRELVTVMNRELHFDLELANANYFKERFEENTSLHIPFYVDELCTKRVLVMEWVEGAKVTDINYMQRHQIDTKHVARVLFNFYLEQFLTTGKFHADPHAGNILVQPDGRIVIIDFGMVGEVRQQDSQHFKQLIQSIVMDNYDRVIETLDEMGFILPNADHNKLKRAIQETIEMYQSGTIDIQDAHIMEQIKEDIRLVIHDQPIQLSAEYAYLGRAISIIIGILIAIYPEINFQKWAEPAVKEWLDGKKVAETLYKQYAKDTIKPILSYPQAVLEWLESGTKNRQWDKQKHQRRLKHQYFIWIEVLIVMFLLLSLGGSVGAFYFQYQLTAIITLCSTAVLTILLLIILRKHYKMIQSSN, from the coding sequence ATGCATAAACGGTTAAAGTATAATTTGGGATATCGTTCCACAGTAATGGTGTTGATGACGTTAAAATTTATTGCAAAAATTTATATGTTTCATTTTAAACACCGCATATGGGATGACGAAACGTTTGCTAAGTGGAATCTTCTAATTACAAAATTGGCGCAAGAATACCGGGAGAAGGCGATCTTGCTCGGTGGTGTATTAATTAAAGTCGGGCAGTTTCTAAGTACAAGAACGGATTTTATGCCTGATGCTTTTATTAAGGAGCTTAGTGGACTTGTCGATCGAGTACCTGCGATGCCATACTCTTATGCTAGAGAGATTATGGAAGAAGAATGGGGAGTAGCAATTGAAACGCACATAGAAGAGATTCAAACACCATCTATTGCGTCAGCATCCATTGGAGAAGTATATCGAGCTAAGTTAAAAGGTAGTGATACAGAGGTTGCCATTAAAGTGCAGCGCTATCGGATTAAAGAGGTATTTCATAAGGATTTTAAAGCACTGCGAATCGTATTTTGGCTCATATCTACACTAACCTCTTTTGGAAAAAAAACAGACTTGCCATCGTTATACCGAGAGCTTGTAACCGTTATGAATCGAGAACTGCATTTTGACCTTGAATTAGCAAATGCGAACTATTTTAAAGAAAGGTTTGAGGAAAACACTTCGTTACATATTCCATTTTATGTAGATGAATTATGTACCAAACGAGTCCTCGTTATGGAATGGGTAGAAGGCGCGAAAGTTACAGATATTAATTATATGCAGCGCCACCAAATTGATACAAAACATGTAGCAAGAGTTCTATTCAATTTTTATTTGGAACAATTTTTGACGACAGGTAAATTCCATGCCGATCCGCACGCAGGAAACATATTAGTGCAGCCAGACGGAAGGATTGTCATTATTGATTTTGGTATGGTAGGGGAAGTAAGACAACAGGACAGTCAACATTTTAAACAACTTATCCAAAGCATTGTAATGGATAATTACGATCGCGTTATTGAAACGCTAGATGAAATGGGCTTTATTTTACCAAATGCTGATCACAATAAATTAAAACGAGCAATTCAAGAGACGATAGAAATGTATCAAAGTGGTACAATAGATATACAAGATGCTCATATTATGGAGCAAATTAAAGAAGATATTCGTTTGGTTATTCACGATCAACCTATCCAGTTATCTGCAGAATATGCCTACTTAGGTAGAGCTATCTCCATTATTATTGGAATTTTAATAGCCATCTACCCGGAAATTAACTTTCAGAAATGGGCAGAGCCAGCAGTGAAAGAATGGCTTGATGGCAAAAAAGTTGCCGAAACATTATATAAGCAATATGCGAAAGACACGATCAAACCAATTCTTTCTTATCCGCAAGCCGTTTTGGAATGGTTGGAAAGCGGAACGAAGAATAGACAGTGGGATAAACAAAAACATCAGCGTCGCTTAAAGCATCAGTACTTTATTTGGATAGAAGTATTAATTGTTATGTTTTTGCTGCTTAGTTTGGGCGGTTCGGTAGGAGCTTTTTATTTCCAATATCAGCTCACTGCAATCATCACACTATGCAGTACAGCTGTTTTAACTATTTTATTGCTAATCATATTAAGGAAGCATTATAAGATGATTCAATCGTCAAATTAA
- a CDS encoding IS4 family transposase has product MNKNTLKSSFGKWVSPINTKKLFEQVEENKQDYYTKKLTTAGYIKLMLLAQLQGFESLEEMSDALIDDGLQKALGFESISTSQLSRKNNEMNPMILSHLFLDLVYKIKGIQFKNGKYMPLKIIDSSTLPLNLTNHKWAKFRKTKAGVKLHLRLIFMNKDTVYPEKAVITTAKEHDRNQLEVLVDDKEAMYVFDRGYVDYERFDRMTDEGYFFVSRLKKNAITREVESFSIPKDSTVLSDKMVYIGSTQNRTENVFRLLEVVDTKGNILRLITNRFDLNSEEISEIYRQRWAIELFFKWLKQHVEIKHFYGMSETAIQNQIFLALIAYCLHVLIQLEMRSKKSLLRISRWLNKALWKPAYIWIRRFDDRSIP; this is encoded by the coding sequence ATGAACAAGAATACACTAAAATCATCATTTGGTAAGTGGGTTTCACCTATAAATACGAAAAAACTATTTGAACAAGTAGAAGAAAATAAACAAGATTACTACACAAAAAAGCTAACAACTGCAGGGTATATAAAGCTCATGTTACTTGCCCAACTGCAAGGATTCGAGAGCTTGGAAGAAATGAGCGATGCCCTAATAGATGATGGACTTCAGAAAGCACTGGGGTTTGAATCGATTAGTACATCTCAGCTATCAAGGAAGAATAATGAAATGAATCCAATGATCCTTTCCCATTTATTCTTGGACCTTGTTTACAAAATAAAAGGTATCCAATTTAAAAACGGGAAATACATGCCATTGAAAATCATTGATTCTAGCACGCTTCCATTAAACTTAACGAATCATAAGTGGGCAAAGTTCCGTAAAACAAAAGCAGGAGTTAAGCTACATTTACGACTTATATTTATGAATAAAGATACCGTCTATCCTGAAAAAGCAGTGATTACAACAGCCAAAGAACATGACAGAAATCAACTGGAAGTTCTCGTAGACGACAAAGAAGCCATGTATGTGTTTGACCGTGGATACGTTGATTATGAACGATTTGATCGAATGACAGATGAAGGCTATTTTTTCGTATCAAGACTGAAGAAAAACGCCATCACTCGTGAAGTAGAATCATTTTCTATACCTAAAGATTCTACGGTTTTATCCGACAAGATGGTTTACATCGGTTCGACGCAAAATCGTACAGAGAATGTATTCCGCCTACTTGAAGTAGTGGATACAAAGGGAAACATTCTACGATTAATTACTAACCGTTTCGATCTAAATTCCGAAGAGATTAGTGAAATTTACCGTCAACGGTGGGCCATAGAGCTATTTTTCAAATGGCTCAAACAGCATGTAGAGATCAAACACTTTTATGGCATGAGCGAAACTGCCATTCAAAATCAAATCTTCCTTGCGCTCATTGCTTACTGTTTACATGTACTTATCCAGTTAGAGATGAGGAGTAAGAAGTCCTTACTCCGAATTAGCCGCTGGTTAAATAAAGCGCTGTGGAAACCTGCGTACATCTGGATTCGCAGATTTGACGATAGATCTATTCCGTAA
- a CDS encoding phasin family protein, producing the protein MNDLLKKGFLLGLGAAVTSKEKFESKMKQLVEKNELTQEQAKTLLQQFVDKGEAKKGEWQARQNEQTQKLANDIGIATKEEVEELRNRVAELENKIENQ; encoded by the coding sequence ATGAATGACTTATTAAAAAAAGGGTTTTTACTTGGGTTAGGTGCAGCAGTGACTAGTAAGGAAAAATTTGAATCGAAAATGAAACAATTAGTAGAAAAAAATGAACTTACACAGGAACAAGCAAAAACTTTGTTACAGCAGTTTGTGGATAAAGGAGAAGCTAAAAAAGGTGAATGGCAAGCACGGCAAAATGAGCAAACACAAAAGCTTGCGAATGACATTGGAATAGCGACAAAAGAAGAAGTAGAAGAACTTCGTAATCGTGTAGCAGAGCTTGAAAACAAAATAGAAAATCAATAA